Proteins encoded in a region of the Longibacter salinarum genome:
- a CDS encoding NAD-dependent epimerase/dehydratase family protein encodes MRILVTGHLGYIGTCLVPMLLERGHTVIGMDSDLYRRSNFGHDPRSVRSIQKDIRDAQPEDFRNIDAVIHLAGLSNDPLGDLDPDLTYQINEQATIRLAKLAKSQGVERFLFSSSCSTYGAAGDDFIDETADFNPVTPYGESKVNVEKKLSRLADDDFSPTYLRNATAYGVSPRLRFDLVVNNLTAWAMATGEVFLKSDGTPWRPIAHIGDISLAFIAALDADRDLIHDEAFNVGRTDENFQIREIAEVIRDTVPNTEIGFAEDAGPDERTYRVNCEKIRRVLPEFEPQWTLEKGARELYDTFTAQEVKLEDFEGPRYKRLAHIQQLQKQGLLDETLRWTAQARAIA; translated from the coding sequence ATGCGTATCCTCGTCACGGGCCACCTCGGCTACATCGGTACCTGTCTCGTTCCCATGCTTCTGGAACGGGGCCACACAGTGATCGGCATGGACTCCGATCTCTATCGTCGATCCAATTTCGGCCACGATCCCAGGTCTGTCCGTTCCATCCAAAAAGACATTCGAGATGCCCAGCCTGAGGATTTCCGCAACATCGATGCAGTGATCCACCTGGCCGGATTGTCAAACGATCCGCTCGGTGATCTCGACCCCGATCTGACCTATCAGATCAATGAACAGGCGACGATCCGGCTAGCCAAACTAGCGAAGTCGCAGGGCGTCGAGCGATTCCTGTTTTCATCTTCGTGTAGTACGTACGGTGCTGCAGGAGACGATTTTATCGACGAAACCGCCGATTTCAATCCCGTCACGCCGTACGGGGAATCGAAGGTCAACGTCGAGAAGAAATTGTCCAGGCTGGCGGACGACGACTTTTCTCCGACCTACCTGCGCAACGCGACGGCGTACGGCGTATCGCCACGTCTGCGATTCGATCTGGTCGTCAATAATCTCACGGCCTGGGCGATGGCGACTGGGGAGGTTTTTCTGAAGAGCGACGGTACGCCCTGGCGCCCGATCGCCCATATCGGCGACATTTCGCTTGCCTTCATCGCCGCCCTCGATGCGGATCGTGATCTCATCCACGACGAGGCTTTCAACGTGGGGCGGACAGACGAAAACTTTCAGATCCGCGAGATCGCCGAGGTTATCCGAGACACCGTTCCGAATACGGAGATCGGCTTTGCGGAAGACGCTGGGCCCGACGAGCGAACGTATCGAGTCAACTGTGAGAAGATACGCCGCGTGCTACCCGAGTTTGAGCCGCAGTGGACGCTCGAGAAGGGAGCGCGCGAGTTGTACGACACCTTCACGGCCCAGGAAGTTAAGCTGGAGGATTTCGAGGGTCCACGATACAAGCGGCTGGCCCATATTCAGCAGCTGCAAAAGCAGGGCTTACTTGACGAAACGTTGAGATGGACGGCACAGGCCCGAGCGATCGCCTGA
- the rfbF gene encoding glucose-1-phosphate cytidylyltransferase: MKVAVLAGGRGSRIAEETEVKPKPMVEIGGHPILWHIMKIYAHYDHTDFVIALGYKGEVIKKYMVDYCSLSGNLTVDIGRGTVDTRGAKRPSWTVDLVDTGISTQTGGRIKRLAPFLGDDTFMLTWGDGVADIDIDALLDFHRSHNKLATMTIVRPPARYGHIEMDHESGRIHRFTEKPQLGEGWINGAFFVLEPGVFDYIDGDETVWEHEPLEGLARDGELMAYRHTAFWQCMDTLREKHILENYWQSGDAPWKIWSDDKEIVSTGLLTFGQSLENSYTS, encoded by the coding sequence ATGAAAGTTGCTGTTCTCGCCGGGGGAAGGGGCTCCCGCATTGCAGAAGAGACGGAAGTCAAACCGAAGCCGATGGTAGAGATCGGCGGGCATCCCATCCTCTGGCACATCATGAAGATCTATGCGCACTACGATCACACTGACTTTGTGATCGCTCTCGGGTATAAGGGAGAAGTGATCAAAAAGTATATGGTGGACTACTGCTCCTTGAGTGGAAATCTTACCGTCGATATCGGACGCGGAACGGTGGATACGCGTGGAGCGAAGCGGCCGTCCTGGACCGTGGATCTCGTCGATACAGGGATTTCGACCCAGACCGGGGGGCGGATCAAACGTCTGGCGCCGTTTCTGGGAGATGACACGTTCATGCTAACCTGGGGAGACGGAGTCGCGGACATCGACATCGATGCGCTTCTGGATTTTCATCGATCCCATAACAAGCTGGCGACGATGACGATCGTGCGGCCGCCGGCCCGTTATGGACACATCGAAATGGATCATGAGAGCGGCCGGATTCACCGTTTTACGGAAAAGCCGCAGCTGGGCGAAGGCTGGATCAACGGCGCCTTTTTTGTTCTGGAGCCGGGCGTTTTTGACTACATCGACGGCGACGAGACCGTCTGGGAGCATGAACCCCTGGAGGGGCTCGCGAGAGATGGGGAGCTGATGGCGTATCGGCACACTGCGTTCTGGCAGTGCATGGATACCCTCCGTGAGAAGCACATCCTGGAAAACTACTGGCAGAGTGGAGATGCGCCGTGGAAGATCTGGTCCGACGACAAGGAGATCGTATCAACGGGCCTCTTGACGTTCGGGCAATCCCTGGAAAATAGCTATACCTCGTAG
- a CDS encoding archease, translating to MARATPHWLHEIDHTADVGINVTAPDRNTLYERAALGTFGVLTDLTTVEERMSKKVTVEASDPERLMVRWLSELNFLHTTKHLLFSRFDVEVSGPDDALTLRAACHGEPIDRDRHPVYTEIKAVTYHDMKIQHHDNIWEVQVIFDL from the coding sequence ATGGCTCGTGCTACACCTCACTGGCTTCACGAAATTGATCATACAGCCGACGTGGGAATTAACGTCACGGCCCCGGACCGTAACACGCTCTACGAGCGAGCGGCCCTCGGGACATTTGGCGTGCTTACGGATCTTACGACGGTAGAGGAGCGGATGTCGAAGAAAGTTACGGTCGAGGCGTCAGATCCAGAGAGACTCATGGTTCGATGGCTCTCCGAGCTCAATTTTCTCCACACCACCAAGCATCTCCTTTTCTCCCGATTCGATGTGGAGGTGTCTGGGCCGGACGACGCCCTCACCCTGCGAGCAGCCTGCCACGGTGAGCCGATTGATCGGGACCGACATCCCGTCTACACCGAGATCAAAGCTGTCACGTACCATGACATGAAGATCCAGCACCACGACAACATCTGGGAGGTGCAGGTCATCTTTGATCTGTGA
- a CDS encoding RtcB family protein produces MADYDIEKIDDFRWRLPKTGGMRVPAILYATEDMLPDILSDDAPQQAKNVAHLPGIVKASLAMPDIHWGYGFPIGGVAAFDPDDGVISPGGVGYDINCGVRLMASKLTVDDLDRRSRERLVDHLFRRVPTGVGSSGAMRVDDAELQRVLQRGAEWAVNDGKGSQADLDVIEEHGRVGGADPDAVSGRARERGLDQIGTLGSGNHFLEVGYVSEILDERAARVMGLNKGTVTAIIHSGSRGFGYQVCDDALSDMDKAMKKYGIELPDRQLACTPIPSPEGQKYLAGMRCAINYAFANRQVMAHNTRLAFEDALDLSPREHGLFTVYEVAHNIAKFEKHTVNGSKQEVCVHRKGATRALPAGHPLVPGRYQKVGQPVLIPGDMGRYSYVLVGTDRAMEETFGSTCHGAGRQMSRRKARKTAGHRNITAELANEGIVVRGQSDRTVREEIPEAYKDVTDVVKAVEGAGISKAVAQLRPLGVIKG; encoded by the coding sequence ATGGCCGACTACGACATCGAGAAAATCGACGACTTTCGGTGGCGCCTTCCGAAAACCGGTGGGATGCGCGTTCCGGCGATCCTGTACGCGACGGAGGATATGCTGCCGGATATTCTCTCCGACGATGCGCCCCAGCAGGCGAAAAATGTCGCGCATCTTCCCGGCATCGTGAAAGCCTCCCTGGCCATGCCCGACATCCACTGGGGCTACGGATTCCCGATTGGCGGTGTGGCTGCGTTCGACCCGGACGATGGCGTGATCTCCCCCGGCGGCGTCGGCTACGACATCAACTGCGGCGTCCGACTGATGGCGTCGAAGCTGACGGTAGACGACCTGGACCGTCGCAGCCGCGAACGCCTCGTCGACCACCTCTTCCGGCGCGTGCCGACCGGCGTCGGGTCCTCCGGCGCGATGCGCGTCGACGACGCCGAGCTGCAGCGGGTCCTCCAGCGCGGCGCCGAATGGGCGGTCAACGACGGGAAGGGGTCGCAGGCCGACCTCGACGTCATCGAAGAACACGGACGCGTGGGCGGTGCCGACCCCGATGCCGTGTCGGGTCGAGCGCGTGAACGCGGCCTCGATCAGATCGGCACGCTCGGCTCCGGCAACCACTTTCTGGAGGTCGGATACGTCTCCGAAATCCTGGACGAGCGCGCCGCCCGCGTCATGGGGCTCAACAAAGGCACCGTCACGGCCATCATCCACTCCGGCTCGCGCGGCTTCGGCTACCAGGTCTGCGACGACGCGCTCTCGGACATGGACAAGGCGATGAAAAAGTACGGGATCGAGCTCCCCGACCGGCAGCTGGCCTGCACGCCGATCCCCTCACCGGAAGGACAAAAATATCTCGCCGGCATGCGCTGCGCCATCAACTATGCGTTCGCCAACCGACAAGTCATGGCGCACAACACGCGACTCGCATTCGAAGACGCCCTCGACCTGTCGCCGCGAGAGCATGGCCTCTTTACCGTCTACGAGGTCGCGCACAACATCGCCAAGTTCGAGAAGCACACCGTCAACGGTAGCAAACAGGAGGTCTGCGTCCACCGGAAAGGGGCTACGCGAGCCCTTCCCGCCGGTCATCCGCTCGTTCCGGGGCGCTACCAGAAAGTCGGGCAGCCGGTCCTCATCCCGGGCGACATGGGACGCTATTCGTACGTCCTCGTCGGAACCGACCGGGCTATGGAGGAAACGTTTGGAAGCACCTGCCACGGCGCAGGCCGCCAGATGAGCCGACGGAAGGCCCGGAAAACAGCGGGCCACCGAAACATCACAGCCGAGCTCGCGAACGAGGGCATCGTCGTCCGGGGCCAGAGCGACCGCACGGTGCGTGAGGAGATTCCGGAAGCGTATAAGGATGTCACCGACGTGGTCAAAGCGGTCGAGGGCGCCGGGATCTCAAAGGCCGTCGCCCAACTGCGCCCGCTGGGAGTGATTAAGGGGTAG